From the genome of uncultured Methanobacterium sp.:
ACTAACTGCAATACCTCCAGATCAAAATTATTGGGAACTGGCCCTGGATGTTTATCTGATTTTTTAGTGGATAAATCCAGCATATCTATGCCTAATTCGCTTTTCTGACCCTCATAAATCTTGATTATCTTTCGAACCACTGGTTGGTATTTTTCAGTTAATTCAAAGTCCTTGAACTCATTGGAAATCTGTTCATTAAGTTTTTCTCTACTGGGCTGTGGTAGAAAGATTTTTACTATCTTTTCATTTTCAGGGGAAACTCCCACAGCAAAAAATAGACCTTCTTCACTACAAATGGATATCATAATCTTTTCTGAATTTGAATTAGTGATATCTTCTTTTTCCATCTATACCACCTAATGATTTTTATGTATGGATTCATGTACTTGTAATGATTTCATTTATGTGATTTTAAACATTTATGTGATTTTAAATAATATTGTTCGTTAAATTAAATTTTTTATAAATAGTAGAAAATAAAAATAGAACTCTTTCATAAATTAAACTAAAATAGAATAGGGTCTGTAATAATTAGTGTGATGGTCATTTATTCCTGTCATTTATCCACAAGATGAAATGACCGTTTGAATGTAGTTGAATTAAATCATATGACCTTAAATACGGCATCGATTAATTTATTTGAGTTCGAAATAACGTCAGCGTTCCCAAGCCATTCTGGAATCTCGTAAACAAACACAGGAGTTCCAGTGGCCACTATGGGACGGTCAACAGCGTTAATAGATGATTGTTCAGGTTTCGCGTCATTGTTTCTTTTATAATAATTAAAACTTGGCAGAATTTTGTGGACAGATTCGCCTAAAGCAACTGATTTTGCATCCATGGTGGGAGTAGCAATGTAATAACCATTACCATAACCTTGCTTATGGTTGTGGACTATTATCACCAGACTGTAATTTGATTTTTTAATATCCGGGATAACGTATTGGGCAACCAGACTTTCACCATTACTACGGCCAATGGTAAAATCATCTGGATGATCAGTGACGTTTATTTGGTAGTTCACAATTTTTACATTGTGAGTGAGTGCATAAGCGTTTAGAACACCGGGTAAAACTTCTTTAGCTGATATTTCCCTGGGGTGCATTCCGGTAATTACTGCTATTGTCTTTTTAGAGGAATTAGAAGTAATATTAGAAGTTAAAACATCTTTAGTTACTATGCCTTTAGAATCTGAACCCAGTACTGTGGGAGATGCTCCAGAGAATCCATTGAAATTGGGCAAGATAAAAGCCACACATGCACCGGCAATTAACACCAGAATAATTAGAACGAATAAAAGAGAATAACTTTTTTTACGTTTTGGTAAGGATTTTAAATCCAGATATTCTGAATAAATTAATTTTCCTCCGCACTGACATTTATCAAAGTCTTCTGGAGACTCATCCTCTTCTAACTGGTAATAGCCCCCACATTTCTGGCAAATCAAATAAGACATGATAATCAATAAGGATAGAACTTTAATTTATGCTTTTTCATGCTTCGTTATTTCATGTGTTCTGGACATGGAGATAAAGACCCCCAACCATAAATTATTTGTTAAGAGAACGGAACATTTAAGAATTTACAGTGCAGAAAAAAATAATATTTTAAAAAAGTGTATTTAACCGTAAATATAGAAACTATCCACCATAATTTCTACATCTTCACTTGCATCCTGGAAAGCAACTGGATCTCCTACAAACCACAGATAATACAGTAAATTATTCTTTTTAAAGGAAACAATTAGGATGCTGGTGGGGGTTACCTCGTGGTTTTCTCCATAAATCTCGTAGATTTCCATCCCATACTTTTCAAAACCCCTTTCATCAACTACTTCACTACCCTGAATACGGAAAACGTCTTTGAGCATCTCTGCAAACTCCTGTGATGATATTTCCGCTACATCTGTATTTCGGTTAAGGGATAGAGTTATGGAATTGTTGGCATAGAGGCCACGGAGCACTTTCTTGGCATCAGAGGTGTTGATCATTTCCCAGTGCTCAGAATAGTCCAGAGACACCTCTCCATTATCATAATTCAAAATACGAACTTCTTTCTTTGGTTTAAGAATTTTTTGGATGGATATGTCTGCTTTATCTCTCACGTATTTATATTCATCTTTTTGAGCATTTTTTAGGGCTTCAAGTCCCTGCTCATCTCCAATTCTTCCCAGGGCTTCGGCAGCTTTACCCCTCACGTGACGGTTTTTATCAGTTGTTCTGCCAACTAAAAGACTAATTAAAGCATGGAGAGCATCCGCACCGCCTATTTTACCTAAAACTTCGGCTGATTTGGACCTTACTCTCCAGTTTTTGTTTTTAAGAGTTTTAATGAGTGGTGGTACTGCACTTTCACCCAGTTTTCCCAGGGCCAGCATGGCCTTCCACCGCACATCTGCATCCTCGTCATCCATTGCTTCCAGGAGAACTGGAATAGCCCGTTTATCTTGCATTTTTCCTAAGGATACTGCGGCGTATTTACGCACGTGCCAATCATTATCTTCCAGGGCTTTGATGAGGTAAGGCACGGCACGATCATCACCAATCATTCCCAGAGCATTGGCTGCGGTTCTTCTCACACCCCAGTTTTTATCTTCCAGGGCAGTGATTAATGCATCCACTGCCTCTTGGTCACCTAATTCTCCCAGAGCCCATGTTGCTTTTAACCGAACTTCCTCGTCAGGATCATCTTTCATGGAATCAATCAGAGCGGGAATAGCCCTAGTATCCCCTATCTTTCCCAGAGCTTCTGCTGAATTTTCCCTAACTGAACTGAGGATAATGTAATCCGAGTGCCAGCTCTTGTAACGTAAAGCTTCTATGAGGGCAGGCACTGCCCTTTCATCCCCTACTTTCTTTAAAGCACGGGCTGCTTCTTTCCTGGTGAGATAATCCTGGTCTTTAAGGGCTCTTATCAAACCCTCCACATCTTGTTCTTCTTCCAGGTATTCAACATTCACATCAGAATCCATAGCACTCTCCGGGAACTGGAATATGATATCATTATAATTTTATTGGCTGAAGTGGAAGTTATAATTATGCTAAGTTACCTATAGTATGTCCTTTAAAAGTTTTAAAAATTGGGGGTAGTCACGTACAAAACCAAGCACCGACATTTTGGAGATTGATTCCAGGTCCTGTTCTTTAAGGAATTTTGCCAGAATATTCATTTCTTCATCAGTCAGTTTATCCATTATTTTACGATACTTGAGGGATTGTTTTAGATCGCCACCAACTTCTTTTTTCCAGCGTTTTTCATAGTTTTTCAAAAAATTTCCAGAAGTGTTTTCATTTTCAATGGCTTCTGCTGCCACTTCACCGGCAATACGGGCGCAGTGTGCAGTAACATGAATCCCTCCGCCAGTAAATGGTTCAACCTGTCCAGCAGCATCTCCCACTACCATTAGACCATCTGCATAAGTTCGCTGCACCGGCCCCTGAACTGGAACTCCGCCCATGTTAAGTTCAACTGGAGTAGCATCCATGGTTGATGTAAATTTTTTAAGGAAACTGTATGCAGTTTTGGTATCACTCCTGATGCCCACGCCCACATTGGCGATGCCATCCCCCTTGGGAAATATCCACACGTATCCGCCTGGAGCTATTTTTTGACCAAAATAAAATTGAAGATACTGGGGATCACACTCCACGCCCACCATCTCGTACTGTGCACATGAACAAAGACTCTGGGGGGTCTGATGAGTTTTAAGTCCTGCCATTTTGGCTAGCCTGGATTCTATTCCGTCGGCAGCAATTACCAGGTCTGCTTCAATCTCAATGGTACTGCCCATATGCTTGGCAACCACTCCACAAATCTTCCCATTTCTGTGGATGAGATCTTTGGCAGTGGTTTTTACCATGATATCCGTCCCTGCTTTGGCTGATTCTATGGCAAGCTGTTTATCGAATAATTTCCTCTCTAAAATGAATCCTTCTGCATATCCCCCTTCTAGATGGCCATGTGTACCATCAGGAGCGTATACATCAGCTCCTTTAATTTCATTACAGACGTACTTGGAGGAAGGTTCCATTTCCAGGGTTTTAAACGTGCTGGAACTTGTGGCCTCTGCACACTGCACCGGAGTTCCTATTTCCTGATTTTTTTCAATCATTAGCACATCTAAACCATTTTTAGATGCAAATAATGATGCAGTAGAACCTCCAATACGTCCGCCTACAACCACCACGTCATAATTAAGTTTAGTCATCGTTAATGGCCCCCATTGGACAAACTACCCTGCATAAATTGCAGTTTTCACAACCAGGATGGGTGATGATCTCCATTCCTGAAAGTTCCAGAATATTCTGGGGGCAAACTGCTGCACATGCTCCGCAATATCCACATTGTTCAGTAGAAATTATCATCTGGTAAACTTCCATTAAGCACGTGATAAAACTTATTTTTTATCATTTAATAGTATAATGCGGGGTTTATTTATAAAACTTATCTTTTATTATATATCCTCCATTAAAGTTGTTAAATACTATTTTTAAAGCACGAATTATCCTATTTTTCATTAAGTTGTTTTCTAGATCCTTATTTTATGCCATTTAACAGTTTTTATAATAATTGGTGATTAATTTTATGGTTATTTTTCTTAACAGATGTCTGGTTAAGGGGGCAGTGACCGTTAACTTAATATATGACATTCACCCACTTGAGTGTATTGCAGGGGTGCCCGAGCGGCCAAAGGGGGAGGACTTAAGATCCTCTGGTGTAGGCCTTCGAGGGTTCGAATCCCTTCCCCTGCACTTTCAATCGCACTTTCTATCATTAATTGCTAAAATTTAAAAAAGTTCAAATAACAGAAAAAGAGTTTAAATACTAAAACAGTCTAACTATAAATATCTGCCTTAGTGGCTCAGCCGGTAGAGCGATACCTTGGTAAGGTATAGGCCGGGGGTTCGAATCCCCCCTAAGGCTTTTATAATTTTATTTTTAAATTATTTTAATATCTTTAACGGTGTTTAAAGTTTTTATCACTACTTATTGAGCTATTACTCGTTTAATATTAAAACATTTGCTAGTTTAATATTGGACCATTATTAGTATTCAGTAAACTATATATCCCGTGTATTGAAACCAAATTCATTGTAATTAATCTTTTACTGTAATATCCATAACAATTTGAACTCCCTTTAAATTAGGTAGCTGGTGATTAGATGAGAGAAAGAATAATTCAAATTTCAGATGTTCATTTTGGAGAGAAGAACTTCTCCCATGAACTTAAAAATAATCTTCTAGAACAAATGGTGAATGAAAATCCAGATCTGGTAATTGTTTCTGGTGATCTCACCACCAATGGATACCCTCATGAGTATGAGGAAGCTGCGGCTTTTGTTGATGAGCTTAGATCCATAACCAAGACCTACGTGATTCCAGGTAACCACGATGCCCGTAATGTGGGC
Proteins encoded in this window:
- a CDS encoding NAD(P)/FAD-dependent oxidoreductase; this encodes MTKLNYDVVVVGGRIGGSTASLFASKNGLDVLMIEKNQEIGTPVQCAEATSSSTFKTLEMEPSSKYVCNEIKGADVYAPDGTHGHLEGGYAEGFILERKLFDKQLAIESAKAGTDIMVKTTAKDLIHRNGKICGVVAKHMGSTIEIEADLVIAADGIESRLAKMAGLKTHQTPQSLCSCAQYEMVGVECDPQYLQFYFGQKIAPGGYVWIFPKGDGIANVGVGIRSDTKTAYSFLKKFTSTMDATPVELNMGGVPVQGPVQRTYADGLMVVGDAAGQVEPFTGGGIHVTAHCARIAGEVAAEAIENENTSGNFLKNYEKRWKKEVGGDLKQSLKYRKIMDKLTDEEMNILAKFLKEQDLESISKMSVLGFVRDYPQFLKLLKDIL
- a CDS encoding MGMT family protein encodes the protein MEKEDITNSNSEKIMISICSEEGLFFAVGVSPENEKIVKIFLPQPSREKLNEQISNEFKDFELTEKYQPVVRKIIKIYEGQKSELGIDMLDLSTKKSDKHPGPVPNNFDLEVLQLVFKIPQGEVKTYKEIAEAMGNRAWRAVGSAMARNPFPLVIPCHRVVKSDLNLGNYGGGVEMKRELLKKEGVKIKGLRVVRLPSS
- a CDS encoding 4Fe-4S binding protein, with product MIISTEQCGYCGACAAVCPQNILELSGMEIITHPGCENCNLCRVVCPMGAINDD
- a CDS encoding HEAT repeat domain-containing protein, with product MDSDVNVEYLEEEQDVEGLIRALKDQDYLTRKEAARALKKVGDERAVPALIEALRYKSWHSDYIILSSVRENSAEALGKIGDTRAIPALIDSMKDDPDEEVRLKATWALGELGDQEAVDALITALEDKNWGVRRTAANALGMIGDDRAVPYLIKALEDNDWHVRKYAAVSLGKMQDKRAIPVLLEAMDDEDADVRWKAMLALGKLGESAVPPLIKTLKNKNWRVRSKSAEVLGKIGGADALHALISLLVGRTTDKNRHVRGKAAEALGRIGDEQGLEALKNAQKDEYKYVRDKADISIQKILKPKKEVRILNYDNGEVSLDYSEHWEMINTSDAKKVLRGLYANNSITLSLNRNTDVAEISSQEFAEMLKDVFRIQGSEVVDERGFEKYGMEIYEIYGENHEVTPTSILIVSFKKNNLLYYLWFVGDPVAFQDASEDVEIMVDSFYIYG